One window of the Zea mays cultivar B73 chromosome 3, Zm-B73-REFERENCE-NAM-5.0, whole genome shotgun sequence genome contains the following:
- the LOC100278315 gene encoding Cyclotide phyb-A-like precursor: MESGSKKVAAGVLVLLLLQLMVAPTTATARLLQADTSPVFGLDFIAREFGHPDGAISCGESCVIIPCVSTLLGCRCENKLCVK, translated from the coding sequence atgGAGAGTGGCAGCAAGAAGGTCGCAGCCGGTGTGTTGGTGCTGCTGCTTCTCCAGCTGATGGTAGCTCCGACGACGGCGACAGCCCGCCTCCTGCAGGCGGATACCTCCCCCGTGTTTGGCCTGGACTTCATCGCGAGGGAGTTTGGCCATCCAGATGGAGCCATCTCCTGTGGTGAATCATGTGTCATCATACCATGCGTTTCGACACTCTTGGGATGCCGATGTGAAAACAAACTCTGCGTGAAATAA